Proteins encoded by one window of Paenibacillus urinalis:
- a CDS encoding response regulator transcription factor produces the protein MQKRILLVEDDVEINQLIASALGQENYKVDAAFDGEEALALFHSIEPDLLLLDLMLPKLNGMELLRAVRETSTIPVLIISAKGSDLDKALGLGFGADDYISKPFSMIELTARVNAAIRRSTQYLPTDISSLPSMLHYKELSLDLHSFTVQLQNSTVQLTSKEFQILKLLMKNQSRVFTKEQMYNLIWEDEYYGNENVINVHIRRLREKIEENPSEPKYIRTIWGIGYKLGE, from the coding sequence ATGCAGAAACGAATCCTGCTGGTAGAGGATGACGTGGAAATCAATCAATTAATCGCAAGTGCGCTTGGACAGGAGAACTATAAAGTAGACGCCGCCTTCGATGGAGAAGAGGCGCTGGCACTTTTTCATTCTATAGAACCGGATTTGCTCCTGCTTGATTTAATGCTGCCTAAGCTGAATGGAATGGAGCTGCTTAGAGCGGTAAGAGAGACCAGTACCATCCCTGTGCTGATCATCTCGGCCAAAGGAAGTGATCTGGACAAGGCGCTCGGTCTCGGATTCGGTGCAGATGATTACATCAGCAAGCCATTTTCGATGATCGAATTAACGGCTAGAGTCAATGCCGCAATTCGCAGATCAACGCAGTATCTCCCAACAGACATCAGTTCCCTTCCATCCATGCTCCATTACAAGGAGCTCTCTCTCGACCTTCATTCTTTTACTGTACAGCTACAGAATAGCACTGTCCAGCTGACCTCCAAGGAATTTCAAATATTGAAGCTGCTGATGAAGAATCAGAGCCGAGTGTTTACGAAGGAGCAGATGTACAATCTGATCTGGGAAGACGAGTATTATGGTAATGAAAATGTCATTAATGTTCATATTAGAAGACTTCGTGAGAAGATTGAAGAGAATCCTTCCGAGCCTAAGTATATTCGTACCATATGGGGCATCGGTTATAAGCTGGGGGAGTAA
- a CDS encoding MerR family transcriptional regulator has product MKTYTISEVAKELNLTPYTLRYYDKEGLLPFVERAAGGKRLFKESDMESLKIIECLKSTGMPIKEIKSFIDWCSDGDATLQQRHDMFIERRATVEAQMEELKKTMEVIEHKCLYYKTALDAGTEDIHKTKKMVITQ; this is encoded by the coding sequence ATGAAGACATATACGATTAGTGAAGTTGCCAAAGAATTGAACCTTACCCCTTACACGTTACGTTATTACGACAAGGAGGGGCTTTTGCCTTTTGTAGAACGTGCAGCCGGTGGAAAAAGATTGTTTAAGGAATCAGACATGGAATCATTAAAAATTATTGAATGTCTCAAATCTACCGGGATGCCGATCAAAGAAATTAAAAGCTTTATTGACTGGTGCTCGGATGGAGATGCGACGTTACAGCAGAGACATGATATGTTCATCGAACGAAGAGCCACGGTAGAAGCACAGATGGAAGAACTGAAGAAGACAATGGAAGTCATTGAACATAAATGCTTATATTACAAGACCGCACTTGATGCCGGAACAGAAGATATTCATAAGACTAAAAAAATGGTGATTACACAGTAA
- a CDS encoding NAD(P)-dependent alcohol dehydrogenase — translation MITAKARAVDGPDQSFRAAEIKRRDLDTHDILIEIKYAGICHSDIHTAHGEWGEVNYPLVPGHEIAGIVADVGSEVTKYKVGDRVGVGCMVDSCGDCVNCRKGEEQYCLKGNIPTYAGVDKYGEPTQGGYSTHIVVTEGFVVRIPDNIELDAAAPLLCAGITTYSPLRRWEAAPGKKVAVVGMGGLGHMAVQIAHAMGAEVTVLSQSLKKKEDGLQLGADSYYATSDPETFKKLAGTFDLIINTVSASLNMDAYFSLLTLDGTLVNVGAPGEPLSLNVMSLIGHRRSFAGSMIGGIRETQEMLDFCAEHNIAPKIEVISADQIDEAYKRVLASDVKYRFVIDTSTM, via the coding sequence ATGATAACGGCTAAAGCACGGGCTGTAGATGGTCCCGATCAATCCTTTAGAGCAGCTGAAATAAAAAGACGGGATCTCGATACCCATGATATCCTGATCGAAATTAAATATGCAGGTATTTGCCATTCCGATATCCATACTGCTCACGGTGAATGGGGAGAAGTGAACTACCCTCTCGTACCTGGACATGAGATTGCAGGAATCGTAGCCGATGTAGGCTCCGAAGTGACCAAATATAAAGTCGGGGACCGGGTAGGCGTTGGCTGTATGGTTGACTCGTGCGGGGATTGTGTGAACTGTCGTAAAGGAGAAGAGCAATACTGTCTTAAGGGAAATATCCCTACCTACGCGGGCGTGGACAAGTATGGTGAACCTACACAAGGAGGATATTCTACCCATATTGTCGTTACGGAAGGCTTTGTCGTCCGGATTCCGGACAACATTGAGCTTGATGCAGCAGCTCCACTACTCTGTGCTGGGATTACCACTTATTCGCCGCTTCGCCGCTGGGAAGCCGCTCCCGGCAAGAAAGTCGCTGTGGTTGGCATGGGTGGTCTTGGTCATATGGCGGTTCAAATTGCACATGCGATGGGTGCTGAAGTCACCGTTCTGTCCCAATCTCTAAAGAAAAAGGAAGATGGTTTGCAGCTTGGCGCAGACAGCTACTATGCTACAAGTGATCCGGAGACATTCAAGAAACTGGCGGGAACCTTTGATTTAATTATTAATACGGTAAGCGCTAGTTTGAATATGGATGCTTACTTCTCTCTGCTCACCCTTGACGGAACATTGGTGAACGTCGGTGCGCCTGGAGAGCCGCTGTCCCTTAATGTCATGTCTCTCATTGGGCATCGCCGTTCCTTCGCAGGCTCCATGATTGGCGGCATCCGTGAAACACAGGAGATGCTCGATTTCTGTGCAGAACACAATATCGCTCCGAAGATTGAGGTCATATCGGCCGATCAGATTGACGAAGCGTACAAGCGGGTTCTCGCTTCAGATGTGAAGTACAGATTCGTAATTGATACGAGCACGATGTAA
- a CDS encoding pentapeptide repeat-containing protein has product MDEKLVNYLNAVFAPYDGVKSVEELKNDLLHDLNDRYRELQEQGKDEQTAFEMTIDSIGDIEQTVQEVASLSRTLERQVLTNFSASNLSKSDFADVKVHKGKFASSALQGSDFSNADLTGSTFSSSDVRDANFDGANLTDCNFSSLDLSNATFNQSVLVRTNFSVSSLNGVRFVGARLTDVKLITTDLRKTTFENCIFVGVDFKNSDLTGLCFDGQSFTGVRFEKCALAGASFKEAILRDVSFQPGFTLTKKYYRMMKTICFDNAVMDKLTYAALKGMEADLSKVIVR; this is encoded by the coding sequence ATGGATGAGAAGTTGGTCAATTATTTAAATGCCGTGTTCGCACCGTATGATGGGGTCAAGAGCGTGGAGGAACTGAAGAATGATCTGCTCCATGATCTGAATGACCGGTATCGGGAACTCCAAGAGCAGGGCAAGGACGAGCAAACGGCCTTCGAGATGACGATCGATAGTATCGGTGACATCGAACAAACGGTACAGGAGGTAGCAAGCCTGTCACGCACGCTGGAGAGGCAGGTGCTCACGAACTTCAGTGCGAGTAATTTATCCAAGAGCGACTTTGCTGATGTTAAGGTACATAAAGGAAAATTTGCGTCGAGTGCACTGCAGGGATCTGACTTCTCCAACGCGGATTTGACGGGAAGCACGTTCTCGAGCAGCGATGTACGAGATGCTAATTTTGATGGAGCGAACCTGACGGACTGCAACTTTTCATCACTTGATCTATCCAATGCGACCTTTAATCAATCCGTTTTGGTACGGACCAATTTCAGCGTTTCCAGCTTGAATGGTGTGAGGTTTGTCGGGGCAAGATTGACGGACGTTAAGCTCATCACAACCGATCTTAGAAAGACGACATTTGAGAATTGCATCTTCGTTGGGGTGGATTTCAAAAATTCAGACCTCACCGGACTTTGCTTTGACGGACAGAGCTTTACCGGTGTCCGATTTGAGAAGTGTGCTTTAGCGGGTGCTTCATTTAAAGAAGCGATCTTGCGAGATGTTTCCTTCCAGCCCGGATTTACGTTGACTAAGAAATATTACCGTATGATGAAGACGATATGCTTCGACAATGCGGTGATGGATAAATTGACTTATGCGGCACTCAAAGGTATGGAAGCGGACTTATCCAAAGTCATCGTTAGATAA
- a CDS encoding PadR family transcriptional regulator: MSNNKITSDLLRGHTDTMILRLLSEADRYGYEIVKLIAERSGGEYELKEATMYSSVRRLEADGDIEWYWGDESQGGRRKYFRITDKGRETYHRNIENWEYAKRVLKDLL, from the coding sequence ATGAGCAACAATAAAATTACCTCCGACCTGCTGCGCGGACATACCGATACGATGATATTACGCTTATTATCCGAGGCTGATCGTTACGGATACGAAATCGTCAAATTAATTGCAGAACGTTCAGGCGGAGAATATGAACTAAAGGAAGCGACGATGTACTCCAGTGTTAGGCGGCTTGAGGCAGATGGCGATATTGAATGGTACTGGGGTGATGAATCGCAAGGTGGAAGACGGAAATATTTTAGAATCACCGATAAGGGCAGAGAAACGTATCATCGTAATATAGAAAACTGGGAATATGCGAAGCGAGTTCTTAAGGACTTATTATGA
- a CDS encoding DinB family protein, giving the protein MLKKDSLDIIEQYKRSLAVYTIDQLRYKSHEDVWSIGQMYIHVIDVAEEYIEHIQTCTMGTQVEHGRKTEDGEKAFAEKSWPDVRVKLEEPVNRTRNPESKDEIIAGLDRVLEKLKYWNEQVHEANQTCKVRHGWFGWLNAHEWFEMIDMHSRHHLHQKARLEEKLAEANHLLNN; this is encoded by the coding sequence ATGTTAAAAAAAGATTCTCTGGATATCATAGAGCAATATAAGCGTAGTCTGGCGGTATATACGATAGACCAGTTGCGGTATAAATCCCATGAAGACGTTTGGTCCATCGGACAAATGTATATTCACGTGATCGATGTGGCTGAAGAGTACATCGAACATATTCAAACATGTACTATGGGGACACAAGTAGAACATGGGCGCAAGACTGAAGACGGGGAAAAAGCGTTTGCTGAAAAATCGTGGCCCGATGTCCGTGTCAAACTTGAGGAACCAGTCAACAGGACTCGTAACCCCGAGAGTAAGGATGAAATCATAGCTGGTCTGGATCGGGTCCTAGAAAAATTAAAATACTGGAATGAGCAAGTTCATGAAGCGAATCAGACATGCAAGGTGCGTCATGGCTGGTTTGGCTGGCTTAATGCGCATGAATGGTTTGAGATGATTGACATGCATAGCAGGCATCATTTGCACCAAAAAGCTAGGCTGGAAGAAAAGCTTGCAGAGGCAAATCATTTACTAAACAACTAA
- a CDS encoding VOC family protein, translating to MGITGRLNKITEITLFVEDVQRSKRFYQETFQLSIQYEDENCAVFDYGNTCINLLNQLNAQELIDPAKVGQEGNGARFQFTIQVPDVDRVCNELEMRGVTLLNGPITRPWGRRTACFADPDGHTWEIAQVL from the coding sequence ATGGGCATAACTGGACGGTTGAATAAAATTACCGAAATCACATTATTTGTGGAAGATGTGCAGCGATCGAAGAGATTTTATCAAGAGACATTTCAATTATCGATCCAATACGAAGACGAAAACTGCGCGGTATTTGATTACGGGAATACATGCATTAATCTCTTAAATCAATTGAATGCCCAAGAGTTGATTGATCCGGCGAAGGTTGGTCAGGAGGGTAATGGGGCAAGGTTTCAATTTACAATTCAAGTTCCCGACGTTGACCGGGTGTGTAATGAGCTGGAAATGCGGGGCGTTACATTGTTAAATGGGCCGATAACGCGTCCTTGGGGGCGGCGGACGGCATGTTTTGCCGATCCTGACGGGCATACATGGGAGATTGCGCAGGTGCTTTAA
- the glmS gene encoding glutamine--fructose-6-phosphate transaminase (isomerizing) translates to MCGIVGYIGTKNTQNVLIEGLKKLEYRGYDSAGIAVFTPEGLQITKSIGRLANLEAKLETAPLQGSAGIGHTRWATHGKPSDENSHPHTDNSLKFSVVHNGIVENYLELKDELISQGCVFTSETDTEVISHLVAREYDGDIVKAVQKAITYMRGAFALGVLTEYEPDKLVAVRQASPLIIGLGEGENFIGSDIPAILEYTRNVYILNDGEMAVLTQDSVELMTIEGNFISREMIRVDWDAVTAEKGGFDHFMLKEIYEQPKAYRETMLGRISADHKQVLLPDLNLTEEQIKNIKNIQIIACGTAYHAGLVGRSMIEHLARIPVETDVASEYRYRSPIVNSDTLVIVVSQSGETADTLAALREAQANGAHVLAITNVVGSSIARDANDVLATLAGPEIAVASTKAYTSQLIAFALFSLYLAQVRGTQTEETVAGIIAAMQSLPEQVEKMLDQAETIKDYAEQISSHKNLFFIGRGVDYAVAQEGSLKLKEISYIHSEAYAAGELKHGTLALIEDGIPVIALATQEDVLEKTVSNIKEVKARGADVMVITHEEHVANLLKSVDQAYAIPKTLPILTPALSVVPLQLLAYYASLALGLDVDKPRNLAKSVTVE, encoded by the coding sequence ATGTGTGGAATCGTTGGATATATTGGAACTAAGAATACGCAAAATGTGTTGATCGAAGGACTGAAGAAGCTGGAATACCGTGGTTATGACTCTGCAGGTATTGCCGTGTTCACTCCAGAAGGTCTGCAAATTACGAAATCTATTGGTCGTCTTGCGAACCTTGAAGCTAAGCTGGAAACAGCTCCGCTGCAAGGAAGTGCAGGAATTGGACATACACGTTGGGCAACTCATGGTAAACCATCGGATGAGAACTCTCACCCGCATACAGACAACAGCCTTAAATTCTCTGTAGTTCATAACGGGATTGTAGAGAACTATCTGGAGCTGAAGGATGAGCTGATCAGTCAAGGCTGTGTATTTACTTCGGAGACAGATACTGAAGTTATCTCTCACCTGGTTGCTCGTGAGTACGATGGTGATATCGTGAAAGCTGTTCAAAAAGCGATCACATACATGCGTGGTGCATTTGCACTCGGCGTTTTGACAGAATATGAGCCGGATAAATTGGTTGCTGTTCGTCAAGCAAGTCCGCTGATTATCGGTCTTGGTGAAGGAGAGAACTTTATTGGCTCCGATATTCCGGCTATTCTCGAATACACTCGTAACGTGTACATCCTGAATGACGGTGAAATGGCAGTCCTGACACAGGATTCTGTCGAACTGATGACAATTGAGGGGAATTTTATTTCTCGGGAAATGATTCGTGTCGACTGGGATGCGGTTACAGCTGAAAAAGGCGGATTCGATCATTTCATGCTGAAAGAAATCTATGAACAGCCTAAAGCTTATCGTGAGACGATGCTGGGCCGGATTTCTGCAGATCACAAACAAGTATTGCTTCCTGATCTGAACTTGACGGAAGAGCAAATTAAGAATATTAAGAACATCCAAATTATCGCCTGTGGTACGGCTTACCATGCAGGTCTCGTTGGCCGCAGCATGATTGAGCATCTGGCTCGCATTCCAGTAGAGACCGATGTTGCTTCCGAGTATCGTTACCGTTCACCAATCGTGAACTCTGATACACTCGTTATCGTAGTCAGCCAATCGGGTGAAACAGCAGATACCCTTGCAGCGCTTCGTGAAGCACAGGCTAATGGTGCCCATGTACTTGCGATCACTAACGTGGTGGGCAGCTCCATCGCTCGTGATGCAAACGACGTGCTTGCAACACTGGCAGGTCCTGAGATTGCTGTTGCTTCTACGAAAGCTTACACTTCTCAGCTGATTGCATTTGCTCTGTTCAGCTTGTACCTCGCTCAAGTGCGTGGCACTCAAACAGAAGAGACGGTAGCAGGCATCATCGCTGCGATGCAATCTCTGCCTGAGCAAGTGGAGAAAATGCTGGATCAAGCGGAGACTATTAAGGATTATGCTGAGCAAATCTCCAGCCATAAGAACCTGTTCTTCATCGGCCGCGGCGTAGACTACGCTGTTGCTCAGGAAGGTTCCCTTAAGCTGAAAGAGATCTCTTACATCCACTCTGAGGCGTATGCAGCAGGTGAATTGAAGCACGGTACGCTTGCATTGATCGAAGACGGTATTCCGGTAATTGCCCTGGCAACACAAGAGGATGTACTTGAGAAGACAGTAAGTAACATCAAGGAAGTAAAAGCACGCGGTGCAGACGTTATGGTGATTACGCATGAAGAGCATGTTGCGAACCTGCTTAAATCCGTAGACCAAGCATATGCAATTCCGAAAACATTGCCGATCCTGACACCAGCACTTTCCGTAGTGCCGCTCCAGCTTCTGGCATACTACGCATCTCTTGCCCTCGGTCTTGATGTGGATAAACCACGTAACCTGGCGAAGAGTGTAACTGTTGAATAA
- the glmM gene encoding phosphoglucosamine mutase: MGKYFGTDGVRGVANKELTAEMAYSIGRCGGYVLAGGVDRPKVVIGMDTRISGLMLESALVAGLLSIGADVIRLGVVSTPGVAYLTRTLKADAGVMISASHNPVEDNGIKFFGGDGFKLSDETENKIEELMDAYEDTLPRPIGSGLGTVTVDEQAKFTYLEYLKTTVSSQFDGLKIVLDCANGAAYELAPKLFADLGAEVITIGVEPDGLNINEQCGSTHPEKLKEEVIRHGADAGLAFDGDADRLIAIDETGAEVDGDFILCICGDAMNRAGKLHDGTIVSTVMSNIGFYKATEKLGLKTAKTAVGDRYVMEEMRRGGYNLGGEQSGHVIFLDYNTTGDGMLTAIQLINTLKESGKKLSELKGLMKQYPQVLVNVRVEDKSKYEGNSVIEEAIAMIESKLGDNGRVLVRPSGTESLIRVMAEGPDRIELEQFVEHIAGVVKKELAG, translated from the coding sequence ATGGGGAAATATTTTGGTACTGATGGAGTCAGAGGGGTTGCTAATAAAGAATTAACGGCAGAGATGGCCTATAGCATTGGACGCTGTGGAGGATATGTACTCGCTGGAGGCGTAGACCGTCCGAAAGTGGTCATCGGGATGGATACACGTATTTCAGGGCTCATGCTGGAATCGGCGCTCGTTGCAGGCCTCCTGTCCATTGGTGCGGATGTTATTCGTCTTGGTGTGGTTTCGACACCAGGCGTAGCATATCTAACACGCACACTCAAAGCAGACGCAGGAGTCATGATTTCTGCATCTCATAATCCGGTGGAAGACAATGGAATCAAATTCTTTGGGGGAGACGGCTTCAAGCTGTCTGATGAGACAGAGAACAAGATTGAGGAATTGATGGATGCTTATGAAGACACCCTTCCTCGTCCGATCGGCAGCGGTCTGGGCACGGTTACGGTCGACGAACAAGCGAAGTTTACTTATCTTGAGTACCTCAAAACAACGGTATCTTCCCAATTCGACGGTTTGAAAATTGTACTGGATTGCGCTAACGGTGCTGCGTATGAGCTGGCTCCGAAGCTTTTCGCTGATCTTGGAGCCGAAGTGATTACAATCGGTGTTGAGCCAGACGGACTTAACATCAACGAGCAATGTGGCTCTACACACCCTGAGAAGCTCAAGGAAGAAGTGATTCGCCATGGGGCGGATGCAGGTCTTGCCTTTGACGGCGATGCAGACCGATTGATTGCGATTGATGAGACGGGAGCCGAAGTGGATGGCGACTTTATTCTGTGCATTTGCGGCGATGCAATGAACCGTGCAGGTAAGCTGCATGATGGAACGATTGTATCCACCGTAATGAGTAATATCGGTTTCTACAAGGCAACTGAAAAATTAGGACTTAAAACAGCAAAGACTGCGGTCGGTGACCGTTATGTGATGGAAGAAATGCGCCGCGGGGGCTATAATCTGGGCGGTGAGCAGTCGGGCCATGTTATTTTCCTAGACTACAACACGACGGGTGACGGTATGCTAACCGCAATCCAGTTAATTAATACGCTTAAAGAATCGGGCAAGAAGCTGAGTGAGCTGAAAGGCCTGATGAAGCAATATCCGCAAGTGCTGGTCAATGTTCGTGTCGAAGACAAGAGCAAGTATGAAGGCAATTCGGTTATTGAGGAAGCAATCGCTATGATCGAGAGCAAGCTGGGCGACAATGGACGTGTACTGGTAAGACCATCCGGGACAGAATCTCTGATTCGTGTTATGGCAGAAGGACCGGACCGTATAGAGCTTGAGCAGTTCGTTGAGCATATCGCGGGTGTAGTTAAGAAGGAACTGGCAGGATAA
- a CDS encoding YbbR-like domain-containing protein yields MDKWFNNNNFTKILALAISLLLWAMVHSNDVTPTPTTTASVEPRVIDNITIEPYGIDSSKYVLTSVDATEVEMQVRGQRSVLTSVFTDEYKVRLDLSNVGPGTSTLPLSHVVPNGVEFVKMEPSTVTVTVEELGTNTFDASIVPTGEPAAGYLAGDPVVTPAEPVKVTLPESQLAAVGKVEGTIDIEGATDTVSEKRVRLKAFDLDGNEIEGAVIEPESVAVEVPITEQFTKVPFKVHYTGQLPDGLTLSQVKPNVNEVTLYGNQELLAGVENYNGVTLDLSQISEAGTHTVNVDLTPPSGFEKIEPSSVQLEVTVALSDEVQDTEKVIRDVPIVIKEPGGSLEASVTRPRDGLKDITISGPSNMLDNIDATDLELIADASDLAEGSHEVTLQVNAPDYVTVKNSSADLTIEVQVKDTSTETTTPPTEPDAGSGEEEENSGTTNGEDNEDESDPSQEGNGDPDDSGADTDASNPAS; encoded by the coding sequence ATGGATAAATGGTTCAACAATAACAATTTTACCAAAATATTGGCGCTGGCTATCAGTTTGCTGCTGTGGGCGATGGTTCATTCGAACGATGTTACACCTACTCCGACAACGACAGCATCTGTAGAGCCTCGAGTGATAGATAATATTACGATTGAGCCTTATGGCATCGATTCATCCAAGTATGTTCTTACGTCAGTAGATGCAACCGAAGTCGAGATGCAGGTCAGGGGACAACGCTCGGTACTGACTTCTGTTTTTACAGATGAATATAAAGTCCGGCTGGATCTCAGCAATGTGGGTCCAGGAACGAGCACGCTACCGCTAAGCCATGTGGTACCAAACGGAGTGGAGTTTGTTAAGATGGAGCCTTCTACGGTGACGGTAACTGTCGAAGAGCTGGGAACGAATACATTTGATGCGAGTATCGTACCTACAGGTGAGCCAGCTGCAGGATATTTGGCAGGAGACCCGGTAGTTACGCCTGCGGAGCCGGTTAAGGTTACTCTTCCCGAGAGCCAGCTGGCAGCCGTAGGCAAAGTCGAAGGGACAATCGATATTGAAGGGGCAACGGATACGGTAAGTGAGAAGAGAGTGCGCCTCAAAGCCTTTGATCTCGATGGAAATGAGATTGAAGGAGCTGTAATCGAGCCTGAGTCGGTGGCTGTAGAAGTGCCGATTACGGAGCAGTTTACCAAGGTCCCATTTAAGGTGCATTACACCGGACAGCTTCCGGATGGCCTGACCTTATCTCAAGTGAAACCGAATGTAAATGAAGTAACTTTGTATGGAAATCAGGAGCTGCTGGCAGGAGTCGAGAACTATAATGGAGTGACTTTGGACCTTAGCCAGATCTCGGAGGCGGGGACACATACAGTTAACGTGGACTTGACGCCGCCCTCCGGTTTTGAGAAAATCGAGCCGAGCTCCGTGCAATTAGAGGTGACGGTTGCATTATCCGATGAAGTGCAGGATACGGAAAAGGTGATACGGGATGTCCCCATCGTAATTAAGGAGCCAGGCGGCAGTCTGGAAGCAAGTGTTACGAGGCCAAGGGACGGGTTGAAGGATATCACCATTTCCGGACCCAGTAATATGCTGGATAACATAGACGCGACGGATCTAGAGCTAATTGCAGATGCGAGTGATTTGGCGGAAGGATCACATGAAGTGACCTTGCAAGTCAATGCACCGGATTATGTAACGGTCAAGAATTCATCGGCTGACCTCACCATCGAGGTTCAGGTGAAGGACACCTCTACCGAAACGACCACTCCGCCAACCGAACCCGATGCAGGATCGGGAGAGGAAGAGGAGAACAGTGGTACAACGAATGGGGAGGACAATGAGGACGAGTCAGATCCGAGCCAGGAAGGGAACGGTGACCCGGATGATTCCGGTGCAGATACCGATGCATCCAATCCAGCATCTTAA
- the cdaA gene encoding diadenylate cyclase CdaA, with protein sequence MNYFADLTRQEAIKDIIDILIVGYIIYHIILLVRGTRAVQLLKGILLLVVVWVVSTWFNLYTLKWLMNQLFTFGVLALFIIFQPELRRALEQLGRGKWFNRITADDEEFSRFTNEIIKAVNYCSRRKIGALIVFERETGLNEYTESGIKMNSVLSSELLINIFIPNTPLHDGAVILQGKQIAAAACYLPLSENPFISKELGTRHRAAIGVSEVADAVAIVVSEETGQVSLAINGQVVRDIKEESLISKLHEELRPSSTLKEKRHSIWKRKGGQGNG encoded by the coding sequence ATGAACTATTTTGCGGATTTGACAAGGCAAGAGGCCATTAAGGATATTATAGATATTTTAATTGTAGGGTATATCATATACCACATTATCCTGCTTGTTCGCGGGACCCGTGCTGTACAGCTGTTGAAGGGTATACTTCTGCTCGTTGTCGTGTGGGTAGTCAGTACCTGGTTTAACCTCTACACGCTGAAGTGGCTCATGAACCAGTTGTTTACATTCGGGGTGCTGGCACTATTTATCATCTTCCAACCGGAGCTTCGTCGTGCACTCGAGCAATTGGGCCGCGGCAAATGGTTTAACCGGATTACAGCGGATGATGAGGAGTTCAGTCGTTTTACGAATGAAATTATTAAGGCTGTGAATTATTGCTCTCGTCGCAAGATCGGAGCACTCATTGTGTTCGAACGGGAAACGGGACTGAATGAATATACAGAATCAGGGATCAAGATGAATTCAGTTCTTAGCTCCGAGCTGCTGATTAACATCTTTATTCCAAACACACCGCTTCATGATGGAGCTGTTATTTTGCAAGGGAAACAGATTGCAGCCGCTGCCTGCTATTTGCCTTTGTCAGAGAATCCGTTTATCAGCAAAGAGCTCGGAACGCGGCACCGTGCAGCGATAGGGGTAAGTGAAGTGGCAGATGCTGTAGCGATTGTCGTGTCTGAGGAGACAGGACAGGTATCCTTAGCGATTAACGGACAAGTGGTGAGGGATATAAAAGAGGAATCCTTGATCTCTAAACTGCATGAAGAGCTACGTCCTTCTTCAACACTGAAAGAAAAGAGGCACTCGATCTGGAAACGGAAGGGGGGCCAGGGTAATGGATAA
- a CDS encoding zf-HC2 domain-containing protein — protein sequence MDCKESTSLMHEYLDDELSVSQKSGLESHLSTCPDCRMRFKELEQTDMLLYAMRHYSPSASDELTDRIMSAVPQPKKQQPWLKWVKRHPALTAAAIFVIVMFSSTISFWDQSNQLIVSGDDLDQIVIEGNDVIVPEGKSITGNLTVENGTAKVYGNVEGNLTIIDGHYMTASTAHISGQIKSIDQALDWIWYKITDVMNVVAYR from the coding sequence ATGGACTGCAAGGAAAGCACCTCTTTAATGCATGAATATTTAGATGATGAACTATCGGTGTCCCAAAAGAGCGGGCTCGAGAGTCACCTGTCGACATGTCCCGACTGCCGCATGCGGTTTAAAGAGTTGGAACAGACGGATATGCTGTTATACGCAATGAGACATTATTCACCGTCTGCTTCAGATGAGCTGACTGATCGGATCATGAGTGCTGTACCACAACCCAAGAAACAGCAGCCATGGCTGAAGTGGGTCAAAAGACACCCGGCCCTAACTGCTGCAGCCATTTTTGTAATCGTGATGTTTTCCAGTACGATCAGCTTTTGGGACCAGAGTAACCAGTTGATTGTCAGTGGAGATGATCTAGATCAGATTGTGATCGAAGGGAACGATGTCATTGTACCTGAGGGCAAGTCGATTACAGGGAATTTGACGGTCGAGAATGGGACTGCAAAAGTATACGGTAATGTGGAGGGTAACCTCACGATTATTGATGGTCATTATATGACGGCCTCTACAGCTCATATCTCAGGACAAATCAAGAGTATAGATCAAGCGCTGGACTGGATTTGGTATAAGATAACAGACGTGATGAATGTCGTAGCTTACCGCTAA